The genomic region GATAATGGTTAAATGTTAGCTTTTTTATCTCAAAAGTCAAACTGGTACTACCCTGTATAAATTTCCAGGTTCCAACATATTTGTTAAAATCATTATCTACATCTTTATTATAAGTTCCGTTTGTAAAAGCTAAATCGCTATCACTTGCAAGTGAGACCACAGTCTGTGCCTTACAGGAGAATAGGACAAATAAAACAAGCGTTGTGAAAATATATCTCATGTTGTATTTAGTTACAGCTAATACTGTCTAACTACGGTTGCTTTGTCAAAATATATTCTCCATAAGGAACACGCATCTCATTTGGATAACCTTCGGGTTGCATAATAGAATTATCACTCTTATATATTTTTACAATGATCTTTTGGGTTCCATTGTCATTTTTATATCGTAAAACAATAGAGTTGCTTAAATAGGTTCTTTCAGGATCAGAAATTGACAATTTAATACGACGTTCATTCTCTTCGCAATCACTACATATAGGGTACAAATTTTTTGGCCAAATCAAATTTCCGGAAATACTGTGATCATCTCCTCGTAGTGAGTTATTAGCAAGCAATGATAAAGTGTTTATGATTTCAGTTCCATTATGAACATATTTGTATTCTCCAACTAACAAATCCTGATAGTAATTTTTATACGGGAAGTACTCAAAAGTTTTCTTTACTAAAGAAATTGTTAGTGCAGTAGTGCCGTTTTGATATTTCCAAGTACCGATATATTTACTAAAATCATTATCAACATCTTTGTTATAAGTACCATTTGTATATGCTGCATCGCTATCTGCTGCAAGAGGCACTATGATTTGTGCTTTACATGAGAAGAAGGTTAGCAACATGAGAAATTTAAGAATATATTTCATATTAACATTAATTACAGTTTATTTCATTTATCGGTTTGTTTGTTTTGGTCTCTGGATTTTCATTCAAAGCTAATTTAGTCCATTTAGTTAGATTATCGTCAGCTTTATATAATGAAAGTTCTAAGCCATTATCTTTTAGGAATTCTAAAAATATCGTTTGATAATTTGCTAATGCAAAGCTACTGTTATCGATTTTTTTATATCTTCTCCCTAAAGCTCTTTTAAAATCTTCACGCTTGCTATTATCCGAATAAATGGCTCTTAGCTTTTCCAATGCTTGAACATTATCAGCAGATATAGCATAAGTTCCTATATTCGAAACAAGTATATGGACAGGTATTAATGGATCTGGAATTCCATTATTTGCAGTATAATTATGTCCCTGATAAAATTTATCCAGTAAAAAGAGATCCGCTTCCGAGAACATTGAGAAATGACCATTCAAATGGCAATGTATTCCACCAAAAAGCAATGAATTACTGGAATAATTTACGTGATTTTCGCCTGTATTTGCTTCAGGAACTTCTGATACGACAATATTTCCTTTCCCATTATAGGATAAATTAAATCCTTGCTCTTTAACACCTGTCAATGACTGATCAGTTATTAATTTTTTTATGGCCGCTTTAAAATTGAAACTTTTAAACAACTCATTCAATTTGTCACAATGCAAAGGAGCTTCAAGCCAATCTTCAACAGGTACCGTTATAATATTGGGGCAACGTGGGCAGTTACTCGGAGGATTAGAGTTCCCGCCACTTGGATCTTCATCACCGCCACCGCCATTACCGCTTTGCCCTCCGGTATTATTACCTCCGGTGTATTGACCTGCTCCGGCACCAAAACTTCCACCTCCGCCAACAACGTCGCAGGTTGTGGATGTAACACTATACAAAAAATCAGAGTTATTACAATTAACTCCGCGAACATGTTCCACTCCAACAGTATTGCCGCTATTGGCTTCATTACACATCATTACCGTTGCCGTATGGCAAACAATATCCTTACCCATCTGGGAAACGTTATAATTGATAGGTGTTAAATTAATATCTCCCTTAAATACAAACGAGCCATGGGTGCCTGAATGTAAAGGCTCACTTGGCGTATACTTTAAAATGTAAGCACTTGGTTGTCCTATACTGTCTACGTTGATCACAAGATTTTCAAAATAATTAGGGTTATTGATTTCCCGTGTAATCTTAAAGGTATAAGAAGTCTTAGTACCATCTTCTATCACCTTTGCGTCATGTGGTACGATGCTGAAATTGTACTGAGCTTCCATTGCCGTACGGGATTTATCTCGGTTCGCATAAACTTTATTATAGGCCGTCAAAAACTTACTTTCACCAAGTAATTTATCCAATGATGTTTCTCTAATCTTGATTTTAGTCGCATAGTTTTCGTTACGAACGACTTCCTCGTTTAGCTCGCAGCCTGCAAGCAGCACCAGGATCATAAAAATCCATACTTTAAAAATAGTTTTCATAATTGTTATTAAAATGCGTATGCAAATATTGCCCAGTGATAAATAAAACAATTACGGTTTCCCCGTAATTAAGACATTTTGTACCAAAATGCAGTATAAACACTTACAAAGACTGTTTTACTTTTCTTATAGTGAGTATCTGTATTGCTTAGAATGTTACAAACATTTATAGAGATGAGTTTGAATGTATGATGGGAATCATCCTCTTTTTTGATCAATTAATAAAACTATGGAAGTGTTATATCTCCAACAGACAGAAAAAGATTCTTTCCTAATTATTGATTATAAATAGTTCTTTCTTTTCACCCGTGACAAAACGGATATGGAATATATAAATATGTACATATGTGAATATATGAATTCGTTTATTCATTTGCACGTATCAACCAACGCACTTGAAAACGCACTCTATTAACTTCTTATTTAAAACATGAAATTAAGTAAAAACACGTATTGCTTTGTTGTGTATAAATGCCTCAAATTATATCATCCCCTTTTTTTAAATACTTACTTTTGCAACGAAAGAAGATGTTGCTTTGGTTCCCGAATTATCTTCGACCATATAAATCCCTAATATATTATTCCGATATGCCGTATTGGCACTTGTAGCACTTGAATCCGGAAAATCAATATCAATCCATTGTGCTTCTCCAAATGATCCGTCAGAATTTCTTTTCACAGAAACAAATGATGCTCCGGTTTTTTCTCTATTTAGAGTAATCCAATCCGACGGCATATTATAGCCATTCTCATCAGAAACGGTAATACCCTCAAAATGAGTAATTATAGATAGGGCTGTTTCGTTCTTGTAACTAAATGATTTTAAATTAGTGATTTCTTTTGTTTTAGAATTATAATCCGCCAAAAAGGCCTGGCTTATTTTACCTAATTTCAAACTGGTATAGCCTCCGGCCATAGTGTAACTATCCCCGCCATTATGCCAAATACCATATAAGGTAGTCGTTAGTGAATCCGGCACTTTAAAATCGGTGCATTCGTTATTGTTGGTATTATATAAAAACGCATATCCGTTTTTATCATTTTCAATATCATAATTTCCAACAGCAAGTCCGCCCATTACGCTGTGAACAAATACATTGTTCGTATTTCCTCCGTTTGGCGATACCTGAATCCATGTTCCGGAACCATCAATAGGACCTTCGTAATAAAATCCGAGATTTCCGCTCGGGGCTTTATCAGTAGAAGCAGTTATCTTATAAGATCCTACAATTTGTACCGTGCCATCTGGTCCGTTATTAGGTCCATAACAAGAAGTGTTTACAACTTCGGCTGTTGGCGTACTGGGGAAATTAACGACATGCCATTTGCCTTCATTCCCTTTTGTTTTAAGCGTTCCTTCGTAAATTAACCCCTGAACAAGATTGTTTTCACTTAATAAACTACCTGCAATATACACGTTTTCAGACTCCGAAACTCCTCTTATTCCCTGTATTGTTGTTTGTCCGGCAGGATTATTAAAATCGGTATAACTTACTGTACTCACTTCTGAATTTATATTTTGCGACATGATATAGGTGTTTTTGTTATTATTATAACCGTTTCTTTTTAGTTTTAAAGCTGTTTTGTCAGTTGAATGTCGTTAGACTATAAATATCTTCTGGCATATTGACCCAGAGTTTTTCTATCTCAAGCTGATGCAATTGCTCTTCCAGATCTCTTCTGATTTCACTGTATGCCGGATCGTAAGCAAGATTTGTAACTTCTAATGGATCATTAACTAAATCATATAGTTCATATTGCTTGAAATAAGCTGTTGACGCATCAAAATAATAATCGAATTTCCATTTTTCCGTCCTGATGCAACGAATACGATTAGCAGCTTTCACAACTGTCCAATTACTATTAGAGCCAGCCTTGATATCGTCATAAGTAAATAATATGCTATGCTGAACAGGAGTATTATTCTCCATTATGGGAAACAAACTTACACCTGCAAGTCCTGTAGGCGGGTTTGATACATTTGCTATGTCGATAAAAGTCGGCATAATATCTGCCAATGTTGCTAATGCCATTGATTGCTTTATGCTGTGATCTTTAAAAAGTATTGGATTTGAAATCACAAGCGGCACTCTTAAGGCTTCTTCATAGGCTACAAAAGTTTTCTGACGCAGACCGCCGTGCGCTAAACCCATCTCTCCATGATCCGAAGTAAGAGTAACAATTGTAGAATCTGCCAATTTATTTCCATTCTCATCCTCCTCATATAGTTCTTTAATTAGGTATCCAATCTCCTTATCAACATGACTTAATAAATAACCATAAAAATTAATGTAGTTCAGCTTATCCTCATCAGTAGCTATTTCGCCCAGACTTAATGCCATGTTGAGTAAAATTTGTTCCTGAGCCATAGGTTTTTTATTTTTAAGTAAATTTTCATTTACACTTGCTGGAAGCCCAATTTCCCTGCCCGACCAGGTATCTGTATGATAGCCCGACTTACCAGCCGATTTTGGGTATGCTAAAACATCATGCGGATTAACAAGTGAAAGGATAAGACAGTAAGGTTTATGATTTCCTGATGCTCTTTGCGCTTTTACCTCTTTAAGGTATTGTATGGCTTGGGCCGTATATTTTGCATCATGATTGGCATATCCGCCACCAAAATTAAGCGGATTGACATCTTCACCGGCATCTGGAGCAATCCAGCCCATTGCACCATACAATGAAATATCTGCAGCAGTTAAATCATCGTAATTAGTTTTAGTGCCATTGGGAGCTACTCCTTTACTCATATGCCATTTACCTCTATACTGTACATCATAACCATCTGCCCAAAGCACATTCATGATGTTGGGGATGGAATTACTGAGTGTCGGTTCTTGCGGAGATAAAAGGCCTCCTTCGGTTAATGTCTGGCTGACTCCATGTTTAGCAGGATAGGTTCCTGTAAATAACGTCGCACGGCTGGGAGAGCACATGCAGGTATTACAAAAAGCTCTATCAAAACTAAATCCGTTCTGTTTTAGAAATGTGAGAGTCGGAAGGTTTTTTTCTTCCCACCCCGGTGGGAAATGCTGCGTTGCACGCTGTTCGTCGGTAATAATAAGAATCATGTCCGGCTTTGGGCCAATCTGATTGAGTTTTTCTTTTAAGTCCATTACTTATTGATTAAATTATTAAATATAAATGCAATTTGAAACGACTAATATTTTCCTAAAATGATTGTAATAAAACTAAAAATGCTTTCTTAGAAATTATACTATTGAAATCAATACAATTAAGAGCCCCACCACAAATAAGCTGATATAAAATCGAGGAAAACCGATCTAAGACAGTACATATTAAATAAGCTTCAAAAGCAATTAATTCAATTAATA from Flavobacterium sp. WV_118_3 harbors:
- a CDS encoding sulfatase-like hydrolase/transferase, encoding MDLKEKLNQIGPKPDMILIITDEQRATQHFPPGWEEKNLPTLTFLKQNGFSFDRAFCNTCMCSPSRATLFTGTYPAKHGVSQTLTEGGLLSPQEPTLSNSIPNIMNVLWADGYDVQYRGKWHMSKGVAPNGTKTNYDDLTAADISLYGAMGWIAPDAGEDVNPLNFGGGYANHDAKYTAQAIQYLKEVKAQRASGNHKPYCLILSLVNPHDVLAYPKSAGKSGYHTDTWSGREIGLPASVNENLLKNKKPMAQEQILLNMALSLGEIATDEDKLNYINFYGYLLSHVDKEIGYLIKELYEEDENGNKLADSTIVTLTSDHGEMGLAHGGLRQKTFVAYEEALRVPLVISNPILFKDHSIKQSMALATLADIMPTFIDIANVSNPPTGLAGVSLFPIMENNTPVQHSILFTYDDIKAGSNSNWTVVKAANRIRCIRTEKWKFDYYFDASTAYFKQYELYDLVNDPLEVTNLAYDPAYSEIRRDLEEQLHQLEIEKLWVNMPEDIYSLTTFN
- a CDS encoding DUF6705 family protein; this encodes MKYILKFLMLLTFFSCKAQIIVPLAADSDAAYTNGTYNKDVDNDFSKYIGTWKYQNGTTALTISLVKKTFEYFPYKNYYQDLLVGEYKYVHNGTEIINTLSLLANNSLRGDDHSISGNLIWPKNLYPICSDCEENERRIKLSISDPERTYLSNSIVLRYKNDNGTQKIIVKIYKSDNSIMQPEGYPNEMRVPYGEYILTKQP